The Thunnus thynnus chromosome 2, fThuThy2.1, whole genome shotgun sequence genome includes a region encoding these proteins:
- the sorbs3 gene encoding vinexin isoform X1, whose amino-acid sequence MQSQQRVEVAGNPNGSRIVFSREPGVPSGQQILTSPELTQEVVISPGLPTPPLSPFRSARQPSGELKATEVNGSGPTTLSFGSYYGPSQSYGGLSNGVQAAATLPRSWTPTREERLIKFSGIGPVDETGMPIASRSSVNKPRDWYKSMFRQIHKKPEELDLEESERWSAERLQLSANTEGNNEADNNLFKLTPYGALPDWSEDVDKLSDLGKQHPQPKSIFDFEPGKSTASESHSQVQSQTHLAPKKQPEKPKSPSIEASLVSELSRFEAELDSEIQGLERRLSQKKQRRGRGEEARGRDPVAAAKTATTNYSNSSASKQPFHHSVGPSSASAPTYVERLSPANETMERSPKKEEKKMKAARAKFNFQAQSPKELTLQKGDIVYIHRKVDNNWFEGEHHGRAGIFPTTYVEILPPSEKPTPIKSPTLQVLDYGEAVALFNFNGDLPVELSFRKGEIISITRRVDDKWLEGRISGTNRSGIFPATYVQVNKMPRTKYSTDDYPAGPMSPISPGPQSPGRPLHSPCLRSPMSPFTPTSLSPQPEHSPLKPSSPVPSPTSQSRSPTQTPVPKESAYRWPHNTSTTASPTNQNSHWGGTHSANQSSAGRAVSPITQSSASVHRAGATTANTPRHTDPSQGATTNRAAPSNPHVNSLPPTHVPNKAGSTVVQRQPYKAVYNYKPQNSDELELREGDVVQVMEKCDDGWFVGTSERTHAFGTFPGNYVAPV is encoded by the exons ATGCAGTCTCAG CAACGTGTGGAAGTGGCTGGCAACCCAAATGGCTCCCGGATTGTCTTCTCCAGGGAGCCTGGAGTTCCTTCAGGTCAGCAGATCCTAACTTCTCCAGAGCTGACCCAAGAGGTGGTCATCTCGCCTGGACTCCCTACTCCTCCTCTGAGTCCTTTTCGCTCAGCGAGGCAGCCATCTGGGGAGTTGAAG GCAACAGAGGTGAATGGAAGTGGCCCAACAACTCTCAGCTTTGGATCATACTATGGCCCCTCACAATCATACG GGGGGCTGTCTAATGGCGTCCAGGCCGCTGCCACCCTACCACGTAGCTGGACTCCCACCAGAGAAGAGAGACTTATCAAGTTTTCAGGAATCGGTCCGGTGGATGAGACAGGGATGCCCATTGCCTCGAGATCA AGTGTGAACAAGCCCAGAGACTGGTACAAGAGCATGTTCAGACAGATTCACAAGAAGCCAGAGG AACTTGATTTGGAAGAGTCAGAGAGGTGGTCAGCCGAAC GGCTCCAGTTATCTGCCAACACAGAGGGAAACAATGAAGCAGACAATAATCTCTTCAAACTAACACCTTATGGAGCCCTACCAGATTG GAGCGAGGATGTAGATAAGTTGTCAGATCTGGGAAAACAGCACCCTCAGCCGAAGAGCATATTCGACTTTGAGCCTGGAAAGAGCACCGCCTCTGAAAGCCACAGCCAGGTCCAAAGCCAG ACTCATTTGGCACCGAAGAAGCAGCCTGAGAAACCCAAGTCCCCTTCAATTGAG GCCAGTCTAGTCTCTGAGCTGAGTCGGTTCGAGGCTGAGCTGGACTCGGAGATCCAGGGCCTGGAGAGGAGACTTTCCCAGAAGAAGCAGCGTCGAGGCCGGGGTGAG GAGGCCAGAGGCAGGGATCCAGTGGCTGCTGCAAAGACTGCGACTACAAACTACAG caattcATCAGCATCAAAGCAGCCTTTCCATCACTCTGTTGGCCCATCATCAGCCTCCGCTCCAAcatatg TAGAACGTCTCTCTCCTGCAAATGAAACCATGGAGCGCTCTCctaagaaagaggagaagaag atGAAAGCAGCGCGAGCCAAGTTCAATTTCCAGGCTCAGTCACCCAA GGAGCTCACACTGCAGAAAGGCgacattgtttacatccacagGAAGGTAGACAACAATTGGTTTGAAGGAGAACATCATGGCAGAGCTGGCATTTTCCCTACAACCTATGTGGAG ATTCTGCCTCCTTCAGAGAAGCCGACACCTATAAAGTCTCCCACTCTACAGGTGTTGGACTATGGGGAAGCTGTGGCTCTGTTTAATTTTAACGGCGACCTTCCGGTTGAACTCTCTTTTCGTAAA GGTGAGATAATCAGCATAACCAGGCGTGTTGACGACAAGTGGCTGGAGGGAAGGATCTCAGGGACCAACCGGAGTGGCATCTTCCCCGCCACTTATGTTCAGGTCAACAAGATGCCCCGCACCAAATACTCCACAGACGACTACCCAGCGGGCCCCATGTCTCCCATCTCCCCTGGACCCCAGAGTCCAGGACGTCCACTCCACTCACCCTGCCTGCGGTCACCAATGTCCCCTTTCACCCCCACCTCCCTCAGCCCCCAACCCGAGCACTCCCCCTTGAAGCCGTCTTCACCTGTTCCTAGCCCGACTTCACAGTCACGCTCCCCCACCCAGACACCCGTACCCAAAGAATCGGCCTATCGGTGGCCCCACAATACCTCCACAACTGCTTCACCCACCAACCAGAACAGCCACTGGGGTGGGACACACTCAGCTAACCAGAGCTCTGCGGGTAGAGCTGTTTCACCAATCACTCAGTCGTCAGCATCAGTGCACAGAGCAGGAGCCACCACAGCGAACACTCCCAGACACACTGACCCCTCACAG GGTGCAACAACAAACCGAGCTGCTCCGTCTAATCCACACGTCAACTCCCTCCCGCCAACACATGTGCCAAACAAGGCTGGCTCCACAGTGGTGCAACGCCAACC ATATAAAGCTGTTTATAACTACAAACCACAGAATTCAGACGAGTTGGAGCTCAGAGAAGGAGATGTTGTACAAGTGATGGAGAAATGTGATGATGGCTGGTTTGTAG GTACGTCAGAACGGACTCATGCTTTTGGGACTTTTCCTGGGAATTATGTGGCACCAGTTTGA
- the sorbs3 gene encoding vinexin isoform X2 encodes MQSQQRVEVAGNPNGSRIVFSREPGVPSGQQILTSPELTQEVVISPGLPTPPLSPFRSARQPSGELKATEVNGSGPTTLSFGSYYGPSQSYGGLSNGVQAAATLPRSWTPTREERLIKFSGIGPVDETGMPIASRSSVNKPRDWYKSMFRQIHKKPEELDLEESERWSAERLQLSANTEGNNEADNNLFKLTPYGALPDWSEDVDKLSDLGKQHPQPKSIFDFEPGKSTASESHSQVQSQTHLAPKKQPEKPKSPSIEASLVSELSRFEAELDSEIQGLERRLSQKKQRRGRGEEARGRDPVAAAKTATTNYSNSSASKQPFHHSVGPSSASAPTYERLSPANETMERSPKKEEKKMKAARAKFNFQAQSPKELTLQKGDIVYIHRKVDNNWFEGEHHGRAGIFPTTYVEILPPSEKPTPIKSPTLQVLDYGEAVALFNFNGDLPVELSFRKGEIISITRRVDDKWLEGRISGTNRSGIFPATYVQVNKMPRTKYSTDDYPAGPMSPISPGPQSPGRPLHSPCLRSPMSPFTPTSLSPQPEHSPLKPSSPVPSPTSQSRSPTQTPVPKESAYRWPHNTSTTASPTNQNSHWGGTHSANQSSAGRAVSPITQSSASVHRAGATTANTPRHTDPSQGATTNRAAPSNPHVNSLPPTHVPNKAGSTVVQRQPYKAVYNYKPQNSDELELREGDVVQVMEKCDDGWFVGTSERTHAFGTFPGNYVAPV; translated from the exons ATGCAGTCTCAG CAACGTGTGGAAGTGGCTGGCAACCCAAATGGCTCCCGGATTGTCTTCTCCAGGGAGCCTGGAGTTCCTTCAGGTCAGCAGATCCTAACTTCTCCAGAGCTGACCCAAGAGGTGGTCATCTCGCCTGGACTCCCTACTCCTCCTCTGAGTCCTTTTCGCTCAGCGAGGCAGCCATCTGGGGAGTTGAAG GCAACAGAGGTGAATGGAAGTGGCCCAACAACTCTCAGCTTTGGATCATACTATGGCCCCTCACAATCATACG GGGGGCTGTCTAATGGCGTCCAGGCCGCTGCCACCCTACCACGTAGCTGGACTCCCACCAGAGAAGAGAGACTTATCAAGTTTTCAGGAATCGGTCCGGTGGATGAGACAGGGATGCCCATTGCCTCGAGATCA AGTGTGAACAAGCCCAGAGACTGGTACAAGAGCATGTTCAGACAGATTCACAAGAAGCCAGAGG AACTTGATTTGGAAGAGTCAGAGAGGTGGTCAGCCGAAC GGCTCCAGTTATCTGCCAACACAGAGGGAAACAATGAAGCAGACAATAATCTCTTCAAACTAACACCTTATGGAGCCCTACCAGATTG GAGCGAGGATGTAGATAAGTTGTCAGATCTGGGAAAACAGCACCCTCAGCCGAAGAGCATATTCGACTTTGAGCCTGGAAAGAGCACCGCCTCTGAAAGCCACAGCCAGGTCCAAAGCCAG ACTCATTTGGCACCGAAGAAGCAGCCTGAGAAACCCAAGTCCCCTTCAATTGAG GCCAGTCTAGTCTCTGAGCTGAGTCGGTTCGAGGCTGAGCTGGACTCGGAGATCCAGGGCCTGGAGAGGAGACTTTCCCAGAAGAAGCAGCGTCGAGGCCGGGGTGAG GAGGCCAGAGGCAGGGATCCAGTGGCTGCTGCAAAGACTGCGACTACAAACTACAG caattcATCAGCATCAAAGCAGCCTTTCCATCACTCTGTTGGCCCATCATCAGCCTCCGCTCCAAcatatg AACGTCTCTCTCCTGCAAATGAAACCATGGAGCGCTCTCctaagaaagaggagaagaag atGAAAGCAGCGCGAGCCAAGTTCAATTTCCAGGCTCAGTCACCCAA GGAGCTCACACTGCAGAAAGGCgacattgtttacatccacagGAAGGTAGACAACAATTGGTTTGAAGGAGAACATCATGGCAGAGCTGGCATTTTCCCTACAACCTATGTGGAG ATTCTGCCTCCTTCAGAGAAGCCGACACCTATAAAGTCTCCCACTCTACAGGTGTTGGACTATGGGGAAGCTGTGGCTCTGTTTAATTTTAACGGCGACCTTCCGGTTGAACTCTCTTTTCGTAAA GGTGAGATAATCAGCATAACCAGGCGTGTTGACGACAAGTGGCTGGAGGGAAGGATCTCAGGGACCAACCGGAGTGGCATCTTCCCCGCCACTTATGTTCAGGTCAACAAGATGCCCCGCACCAAATACTCCACAGACGACTACCCAGCGGGCCCCATGTCTCCCATCTCCCCTGGACCCCAGAGTCCAGGACGTCCACTCCACTCACCCTGCCTGCGGTCACCAATGTCCCCTTTCACCCCCACCTCCCTCAGCCCCCAACCCGAGCACTCCCCCTTGAAGCCGTCTTCACCTGTTCCTAGCCCGACTTCACAGTCACGCTCCCCCACCCAGACACCCGTACCCAAAGAATCGGCCTATCGGTGGCCCCACAATACCTCCACAACTGCTTCACCCACCAACCAGAACAGCCACTGGGGTGGGACACACTCAGCTAACCAGAGCTCTGCGGGTAGAGCTGTTTCACCAATCACTCAGTCGTCAGCATCAGTGCACAGAGCAGGAGCCACCACAGCGAACACTCCCAGACACACTGACCCCTCACAG GGTGCAACAACAAACCGAGCTGCTCCGTCTAATCCACACGTCAACTCCCTCCCGCCAACACATGTGCCAAACAAGGCTGGCTCCACAGTGGTGCAACGCCAACC ATATAAAGCTGTTTATAACTACAAACCACAGAATTCAGACGAGTTGGAGCTCAGAGAAGGAGATGTTGTACAAGTGATGGAGAAATGTGATGATGGCTGGTTTGTAG GTACGTCAGAACGGACTCATGCTTTTGGGACTTTTCCTGGGAATTATGTGGCACCAGTTTGA
- the sorbs3 gene encoding vinexin isoform X4, protein MQSQQRVEVAGNPNGSRIVFSREPGVPSGQQILTSPELTQEVVISPGLPTPPLSPFRSARQPSGELKATEVNGSGPTTLSFGSYYGPSQSYGGLSNGVQAAATLPRSWTPTREERLIKFSGIGPVDETGMPIASRSSVNKPRDWYKSMFRQIHKKPEELDLEESERWSAERLQLSANTEGNNEADNNLFKLTPYGALPDWSEDVDKLSDLGKQHPQPKSIFDFEPGKSTASESHSQVQSQTHLAPKKQPEKPKSPSIEEARGRDPVAAAKTATTNYSNSSASKQPFHHSVGPSSASAPTYVERLSPANETMERSPKKEEKKMKAARAKFNFQAQSPKELTLQKGDIVYIHRKVDNNWFEGEHHGRAGIFPTTYVEILPPSEKPTPIKSPTLQVLDYGEAVALFNFNGDLPVELSFRKGEIISITRRVDDKWLEGRISGTNRSGIFPATYVQVNKMPRTKYSTDDYPAGPMSPISPGPQSPGRPLHSPCLRSPMSPFTPTSLSPQPEHSPLKPSSPVPSPTSQSRSPTQTPVPKESAYRWPHNTSTTASPTNQNSHWGGTHSANQSSAGRAVSPITQSSASVHRAGATTANTPRHTDPSQGATTNRAAPSNPHVNSLPPTHVPNKAGSTVVQRQPYKAVYNYKPQNSDELELREGDVVQVMEKCDDGWFVGTSERTHAFGTFPGNYVAPV, encoded by the exons ATGCAGTCTCAG CAACGTGTGGAAGTGGCTGGCAACCCAAATGGCTCCCGGATTGTCTTCTCCAGGGAGCCTGGAGTTCCTTCAGGTCAGCAGATCCTAACTTCTCCAGAGCTGACCCAAGAGGTGGTCATCTCGCCTGGACTCCCTACTCCTCCTCTGAGTCCTTTTCGCTCAGCGAGGCAGCCATCTGGGGAGTTGAAG GCAACAGAGGTGAATGGAAGTGGCCCAACAACTCTCAGCTTTGGATCATACTATGGCCCCTCACAATCATACG GGGGGCTGTCTAATGGCGTCCAGGCCGCTGCCACCCTACCACGTAGCTGGACTCCCACCAGAGAAGAGAGACTTATCAAGTTTTCAGGAATCGGTCCGGTGGATGAGACAGGGATGCCCATTGCCTCGAGATCA AGTGTGAACAAGCCCAGAGACTGGTACAAGAGCATGTTCAGACAGATTCACAAGAAGCCAGAGG AACTTGATTTGGAAGAGTCAGAGAGGTGGTCAGCCGAAC GGCTCCAGTTATCTGCCAACACAGAGGGAAACAATGAAGCAGACAATAATCTCTTCAAACTAACACCTTATGGAGCCCTACCAGATTG GAGCGAGGATGTAGATAAGTTGTCAGATCTGGGAAAACAGCACCCTCAGCCGAAGAGCATATTCGACTTTGAGCCTGGAAAGAGCACCGCCTCTGAAAGCCACAGCCAGGTCCAAAGCCAG ACTCATTTGGCACCGAAGAAGCAGCCTGAGAAACCCAAGTCCCCTTCAATTGAG GAGGCCAGAGGCAGGGATCCAGTGGCTGCTGCAAAGACTGCGACTACAAACTACAG caattcATCAGCATCAAAGCAGCCTTTCCATCACTCTGTTGGCCCATCATCAGCCTCCGCTCCAAcatatg TAGAACGTCTCTCTCCTGCAAATGAAACCATGGAGCGCTCTCctaagaaagaggagaagaag atGAAAGCAGCGCGAGCCAAGTTCAATTTCCAGGCTCAGTCACCCAA GGAGCTCACACTGCAGAAAGGCgacattgtttacatccacagGAAGGTAGACAACAATTGGTTTGAAGGAGAACATCATGGCAGAGCTGGCATTTTCCCTACAACCTATGTGGAG ATTCTGCCTCCTTCAGAGAAGCCGACACCTATAAAGTCTCCCACTCTACAGGTGTTGGACTATGGGGAAGCTGTGGCTCTGTTTAATTTTAACGGCGACCTTCCGGTTGAACTCTCTTTTCGTAAA GGTGAGATAATCAGCATAACCAGGCGTGTTGACGACAAGTGGCTGGAGGGAAGGATCTCAGGGACCAACCGGAGTGGCATCTTCCCCGCCACTTATGTTCAGGTCAACAAGATGCCCCGCACCAAATACTCCACAGACGACTACCCAGCGGGCCCCATGTCTCCCATCTCCCCTGGACCCCAGAGTCCAGGACGTCCACTCCACTCACCCTGCCTGCGGTCACCAATGTCCCCTTTCACCCCCACCTCCCTCAGCCCCCAACCCGAGCACTCCCCCTTGAAGCCGTCTTCACCTGTTCCTAGCCCGACTTCACAGTCACGCTCCCCCACCCAGACACCCGTACCCAAAGAATCGGCCTATCGGTGGCCCCACAATACCTCCACAACTGCTTCACCCACCAACCAGAACAGCCACTGGGGTGGGACACACTCAGCTAACCAGAGCTCTGCGGGTAGAGCTGTTTCACCAATCACTCAGTCGTCAGCATCAGTGCACAGAGCAGGAGCCACCACAGCGAACACTCCCAGACACACTGACCCCTCACAG GGTGCAACAACAAACCGAGCTGCTCCGTCTAATCCACACGTCAACTCCCTCCCGCCAACACATGTGCCAAACAAGGCTGGCTCCACAGTGGTGCAACGCCAACC ATATAAAGCTGTTTATAACTACAAACCACAGAATTCAGACGAGTTGGAGCTCAGAGAAGGAGATGTTGTACAAGTGATGGAGAAATGTGATGATGGCTGGTTTGTAG GTACGTCAGAACGGACTCATGCTTTTGGGACTTTTCCTGGGAATTATGTGGCACCAGTTTGA
- the sorbs3 gene encoding vinexin isoform X5, with translation MQSQQRVEVAGNPNGSRIVFSREPGVPSGQQILTSPELTQEVVISPGLPTPPLSPFRSARQPSGELKATEVNGSGPTTLSFGSYYGPSQSYGGLSNGVQAAATLPRSWTPTREERLIKFSGIGPVDETGMPIASRSSVNKPRDWYKSMFRQIHKKPEELDLEESERWSAERLQLSANTEGNNEADNNLFKLTPYGALPDWSEDVDKLSDLGKQHPQPKSIFDFEPGKSTASESHSQVQSQTHLAPKKQPEKPKSPSIEASLVSELSRFEAELDSEIQGLERRLSQKKQRRGRGEEARGRDPVAAAKTATTNYSNSSASKQPFHHSVGPSSASAPTYVERLSPANETMERSPKKEEKKMKAARAKFNFQAQSPKELTLQKGDIVYIHRKVDNNWFEGEHHGRAGIFPTTYVEILPPSEKPTPIKSPTLQVLDYGEAVALFNFNGDLPVELSFRKGEIISITRRVDDKWLEGRISGTNRSGIFPATYVQGATTNRAAPSNPHVNSLPPTHVPNKAGSTVVQRQPYKAVYNYKPQNSDELELREGDVVQVMEKCDDGWFVGTSERTHAFGTFPGNYVAPV, from the exons ATGCAGTCTCAG CAACGTGTGGAAGTGGCTGGCAACCCAAATGGCTCCCGGATTGTCTTCTCCAGGGAGCCTGGAGTTCCTTCAGGTCAGCAGATCCTAACTTCTCCAGAGCTGACCCAAGAGGTGGTCATCTCGCCTGGACTCCCTACTCCTCCTCTGAGTCCTTTTCGCTCAGCGAGGCAGCCATCTGGGGAGTTGAAG GCAACAGAGGTGAATGGAAGTGGCCCAACAACTCTCAGCTTTGGATCATACTATGGCCCCTCACAATCATACG GGGGGCTGTCTAATGGCGTCCAGGCCGCTGCCACCCTACCACGTAGCTGGACTCCCACCAGAGAAGAGAGACTTATCAAGTTTTCAGGAATCGGTCCGGTGGATGAGACAGGGATGCCCATTGCCTCGAGATCA AGTGTGAACAAGCCCAGAGACTGGTACAAGAGCATGTTCAGACAGATTCACAAGAAGCCAGAGG AACTTGATTTGGAAGAGTCAGAGAGGTGGTCAGCCGAAC GGCTCCAGTTATCTGCCAACACAGAGGGAAACAATGAAGCAGACAATAATCTCTTCAAACTAACACCTTATGGAGCCCTACCAGATTG GAGCGAGGATGTAGATAAGTTGTCAGATCTGGGAAAACAGCACCCTCAGCCGAAGAGCATATTCGACTTTGAGCCTGGAAAGAGCACCGCCTCTGAAAGCCACAGCCAGGTCCAAAGCCAG ACTCATTTGGCACCGAAGAAGCAGCCTGAGAAACCCAAGTCCCCTTCAATTGAG GCCAGTCTAGTCTCTGAGCTGAGTCGGTTCGAGGCTGAGCTGGACTCGGAGATCCAGGGCCTGGAGAGGAGACTTTCCCAGAAGAAGCAGCGTCGAGGCCGGGGTGAG GAGGCCAGAGGCAGGGATCCAGTGGCTGCTGCAAAGACTGCGACTACAAACTACAG caattcATCAGCATCAAAGCAGCCTTTCCATCACTCTGTTGGCCCATCATCAGCCTCCGCTCCAAcatatg TAGAACGTCTCTCTCCTGCAAATGAAACCATGGAGCGCTCTCctaagaaagaggagaagaag atGAAAGCAGCGCGAGCCAAGTTCAATTTCCAGGCTCAGTCACCCAA GGAGCTCACACTGCAGAAAGGCgacattgtttacatccacagGAAGGTAGACAACAATTGGTTTGAAGGAGAACATCATGGCAGAGCTGGCATTTTCCCTACAACCTATGTGGAG ATTCTGCCTCCTTCAGAGAAGCCGACACCTATAAAGTCTCCCACTCTACAGGTGTTGGACTATGGGGAAGCTGTGGCTCTGTTTAATTTTAACGGCGACCTTCCGGTTGAACTCTCTTTTCGTAAA GGTGAGATAATCAGCATAACCAGGCGTGTTGACGACAAGTGGCTGGAGGGAAGGATCTCAGGGACCAACCGGAGTGGCATCTTCCCCGCCACTTATGTTCAG GGTGCAACAACAAACCGAGCTGCTCCGTCTAATCCACACGTCAACTCCCTCCCGCCAACACATGTGCCAAACAAGGCTGGCTCCACAGTGGTGCAACGCCAACC ATATAAAGCTGTTTATAACTACAAACCACAGAATTCAGACGAGTTGGAGCTCAGAGAAGGAGATGTTGTACAAGTGATGGAGAAATGTGATGATGGCTGGTTTGTAG GTACGTCAGAACGGACTCATGCTTTTGGGACTTTTCCTGGGAATTATGTGGCACCAGTTTGA
- the sorbs3 gene encoding vinexin isoform X3, whose amino-acid sequence MQSQQRVEVAGNPNGSRIVFSREPGVPSGQQILTSPELTQEVVISPGLPTPPLSPFRSARQPSGELKATEVNGSGPTTLSFGSYYGPSQSYGGLSNGVQAAATLPRSWTPTREERLIKFSGIGPVDETGMPIASRSSVNKPRDWYKSMFRQIHKKPEELDLEESERWSAERLQLSANTEGNNEADNNLFKLTPYGALPDWSEDVDKLSDLGKQHPQPKSIFDFEPGKSTASESHSQVQSQTHLAPKKQPEKPKSPSIEASLVSELSRFEAELDSEIQGLERRLSQKKQRRGRGEEARGRDPVAAAKTATTNYSNSSASKQPFHHSVGPSSASAPTYVERLSPANETMERSPKKEEKKMKAARAKFNFQAQSPKELTLQKGDIVYIHRKVDNNWFEGEHHGRAGIFPTTYVEILPPSEKPTPIKSPTLQVLDYGEAVALFNFNGDLPVELSFRKGEIISITRRVDDKWLEGRISGTNRSGIFPATYVQVNKMPRTKYSTDDYPAGPMSPISPGPQSPGRPLHSPCLRSPMSPFTPTSLSPQPEHSPLKPSSPVPSPTSQSRSPTQTPVPKESAYRWPHNTSTTASPTNQNSHWGGTHSANQSSAGRAVSPITQSSASVHRAGATTANTPRHTDPSQGATTNRAAPSNPHVNSLPPTHVPNKAGSTVVQRQPYKAVYNYKPQNSDELELREGDVVQVMEKCDDGWFVDFLSDL is encoded by the exons ATGCAGTCTCAG CAACGTGTGGAAGTGGCTGGCAACCCAAATGGCTCCCGGATTGTCTTCTCCAGGGAGCCTGGAGTTCCTTCAGGTCAGCAGATCCTAACTTCTCCAGAGCTGACCCAAGAGGTGGTCATCTCGCCTGGACTCCCTACTCCTCCTCTGAGTCCTTTTCGCTCAGCGAGGCAGCCATCTGGGGAGTTGAAG GCAACAGAGGTGAATGGAAGTGGCCCAACAACTCTCAGCTTTGGATCATACTATGGCCCCTCACAATCATACG GGGGGCTGTCTAATGGCGTCCAGGCCGCTGCCACCCTACCACGTAGCTGGACTCCCACCAGAGAAGAGAGACTTATCAAGTTTTCAGGAATCGGTCCGGTGGATGAGACAGGGATGCCCATTGCCTCGAGATCA AGTGTGAACAAGCCCAGAGACTGGTACAAGAGCATGTTCAGACAGATTCACAAGAAGCCAGAGG AACTTGATTTGGAAGAGTCAGAGAGGTGGTCAGCCGAAC GGCTCCAGTTATCTGCCAACACAGAGGGAAACAATGAAGCAGACAATAATCTCTTCAAACTAACACCTTATGGAGCCCTACCAGATTG GAGCGAGGATGTAGATAAGTTGTCAGATCTGGGAAAACAGCACCCTCAGCCGAAGAGCATATTCGACTTTGAGCCTGGAAAGAGCACCGCCTCTGAAAGCCACAGCCAGGTCCAAAGCCAG ACTCATTTGGCACCGAAGAAGCAGCCTGAGAAACCCAAGTCCCCTTCAATTGAG GCCAGTCTAGTCTCTGAGCTGAGTCGGTTCGAGGCTGAGCTGGACTCGGAGATCCAGGGCCTGGAGAGGAGACTTTCCCAGAAGAAGCAGCGTCGAGGCCGGGGTGAG GAGGCCAGAGGCAGGGATCCAGTGGCTGCTGCAAAGACTGCGACTACAAACTACAG caattcATCAGCATCAAAGCAGCCTTTCCATCACTCTGTTGGCCCATCATCAGCCTCCGCTCCAAcatatg TAGAACGTCTCTCTCCTGCAAATGAAACCATGGAGCGCTCTCctaagaaagaggagaagaag atGAAAGCAGCGCGAGCCAAGTTCAATTTCCAGGCTCAGTCACCCAA GGAGCTCACACTGCAGAAAGGCgacattgtttacatccacagGAAGGTAGACAACAATTGGTTTGAAGGAGAACATCATGGCAGAGCTGGCATTTTCCCTACAACCTATGTGGAG ATTCTGCCTCCTTCAGAGAAGCCGACACCTATAAAGTCTCCCACTCTACAGGTGTTGGACTATGGGGAAGCTGTGGCTCTGTTTAATTTTAACGGCGACCTTCCGGTTGAACTCTCTTTTCGTAAA GGTGAGATAATCAGCATAACCAGGCGTGTTGACGACAAGTGGCTGGAGGGAAGGATCTCAGGGACCAACCGGAGTGGCATCTTCCCCGCCACTTATGTTCAGGTCAACAAGATGCCCCGCACCAAATACTCCACAGACGACTACCCAGCGGGCCCCATGTCTCCCATCTCCCCTGGACCCCAGAGTCCAGGACGTCCACTCCACTCACCCTGCCTGCGGTCACCAATGTCCCCTTTCACCCCCACCTCCCTCAGCCCCCAACCCGAGCACTCCCCCTTGAAGCCGTCTTCACCTGTTCCTAGCCCGACTTCACAGTCACGCTCCCCCACCCAGACACCCGTACCCAAAGAATCGGCCTATCGGTGGCCCCACAATACCTCCACAACTGCTTCACCCACCAACCAGAACAGCCACTGGGGTGGGACACACTCAGCTAACCAGAGCTCTGCGGGTAGAGCTGTTTCACCAATCACTCAGTCGTCAGCATCAGTGCACAGAGCAGGAGCCACCACAGCGAACACTCCCAGACACACTGACCCCTCACAG GGTGCAACAACAAACCGAGCTGCTCCGTCTAATCCACACGTCAACTCCCTCCCGCCAACACATGTGCCAAACAAGGCTGGCTCCACAGTGGTGCAACGCCAACC ATATAAAGCTGTTTATAACTACAAACCACAGAATTCAGACGAGTTGGAGCTCAGAGAAGGAGATGTTGTACAAGTGATGGAGAAATGTGATGATGGCTGGTTTGTAG ATTTTCTTTCAGATCTCTGA